The window CGGCGACGAACTCCTCTGTGCGCTCCACGACACTAATCCGGGCCTCCGGGTCGCGCTCGTCTCGGGCATCGAACCCGACTTCGACATCATCAGCCTCGGGTTCGACGCGTACGTCGTCAAACCCGTCTCCCGCACGGAACTCCACGACGTGGTGCGCCGATTGCTCACGCGCGCCGTGTACAGCGGCGAGATTCGAGAGTTCTTCGCGCTCGCGTCGAAACGCGCCGCGCTCGAAGCCGAGAAGTCCGATGAGGAACTCGCGGAGAGCGCCGCCTACGACGACCTCGTCGACCGCATCGGGGCGCGGCGGGCCG is drawn from Salarchaeum sp. JOR-1 and contains these coding sequences:
- a CDS encoding HalX domain-containing protein → MTNRPTVLVVEDEHDLAALYQSWLSADYDVRVANTGADALAAVDATVDVALVDRRLPETDGDELLCALHDTNPGLRVALVSGIEPDFDIISLGFDAYVVKPVSRTELHDVVRRLLTRAVYSGEIREFFALASKRAALEAEKSDEELAESAAYDDLVDRIGARRAELDDLLSRFTTEDFVAEFRELNDEVQE